One Natator depressus isolate rNatDep1 chromosome 13, rNatDep2.hap1, whole genome shotgun sequence genomic region harbors:
- the OGFR gene encoding opioid growth factor receptor isoform X2 — translation MAAWMRFGGLEDGEKKEWCSWEYDSTWESEEEEEGGKEPQEARADRKEEESLSGWLRASHQASGAQERRRPAASSIGYRGFEFSTGRNWTAAKDMQRYRHCYPGLKEREPDAEEEEMWNLSFYKNEIHFLPHGLLIDELLEAWQEDYETLEENHSYIQWLFPLRERGMNWRAKPLTCKEIQAFKKSEEVMQRFIRAYKLMLGFYGINLIDQGTGEVQRAENWCQRFRNLDRFSHNNLRITRILKCLGEMGYEHYQVCLVKFFLTETLVYQTLPNVKRSALDYFIFTIRNKQKRRELIHYAWMHFKPQNRFAWGPHKKLQKYKPPLKSQHCQKPEEEREFIRDKEAVGKNETNPPNREEKVGDAAYSKTNKVTDECTSEEQSKCGAMYVAERGDNVEEKEASLPQLEEKVLSEDLVGMGHGAESECLKESKKRKLEMSRLTGKCTGLLKSPTDIEKISYNLGEFAINQETTETHPALPEKGDQVTAEEGDVSSEDLKASESSDAPVKRRKVDEAMPENSTVNVAINLDTDTTTCNVQAAKPGTMGCGAEKGEVSEEDKVVEEINVKTENDAEGANVNSLPGSETNEPGLPSLAGGSSVLREANSEIQNEGHQCNEALTVSESQVDNREQKEGADGVNARGETKTPDKNQSQEGLQQSVVASCPEKVSVRDIAQKMDHFEDSAELNDQQTMAERGKTIAIAPEPGEEEGQ, via the exons gagCGAAGAAGACCAGCTGCCTCATCAATTGGTTATAGAGGTTTTGAG TTCTCGACTGGACGCAACTGGACAGCCGCAAAAGATATGCAGAGATACAGGCATTGTTATCCG GGTTTGAAAGAAAGGGAACCTGATGCTGAAGAGGAGGAGATGTGGAATTTAAGTTTTTACAAAAACGAAATTCACTTTTTGCCTCACG GCTTACTTATTGATGAGCTCCTTGAAGCTTGGCAGGAGGATTACGAGACTCTGGAAGAAAATCATTCTTATATACAATG GTTGTTTCCTTTGCGTGAACGTGGGATGAACTGGCGTGCAAAGCCTCTCACATGTAAAGAAATTCAG GCCTTTAAGAAATCCGAGGAAGTTATGCAAAGATTCATTAGAGCTTACAAACTCATGCTGGGTTTTTATGGAATAAACTTGATAGATCAAGGAACAGGAGAAGTGCAAAGAGCAGAAAACTGGTGTCAGAGATTTCGCAACCTTGATCG GTTTAGTCACAACAATTTGCGGATAACTCGTATTTTGAAGTGTCTGGGAGAGATGGGGTATGAACACTATCAAGTATGCCTGGTTAAGTTTTTCCTAACAGAGACGCTTGTTTACCAAACACTCCCAAACGTTAAGAGAAGTGCCTTGGATTACTTCATCTTCACCATCAGAAACAAGCAGAAGCGAAGGGAACTGATACACTATGCATGGATGCACTTTAAACCTCAGAATAGGTTTGCATGGGGGCCTCATAAGAAACTCCAGAAATATAAACCTCCGTTAAAGTCTCAGCACTGCCAAAAGcctgaggaagagagggaattcATCCGAGATAAAGAAGCAGTGGGAAAGAATGAAACCAATCCTCCGAACAGGGAGGAGAAAGTTGGAGATGCTGCATACTCCAAAACTAACAAGGTGACTGATGAATGTACCTCAGAGGAGCAAAGTAAGTGTGGTGCCATGTACGTTGCAGAGCGAGGAGACAACGTAGAAGAGAAAGAAGCCTCACTTCCCCAGCTAGAAGAGAAGGTTCTGAGTGAGGATCTTGTGGGCATGGGGCATGGAGCAGAGAGTGAATGCCTAAAGGAAAGCAAGAAAAGAAAGCTTGAGATGAGCAGATTAACTGGTAAATGCACAGGGCTATTGAAAAGTCCCACTGATATTGAGAAGATCTCTTATAACCTCGGGGAATTTGCTATCAATCAAGAGACCACGGAGACTCATCCAGCATTGCCAGAAAAGGGTGACCAAGTAACAGCTGAAGAAGGCGACGTCAGTAGTGAAGACTTAAAGGCGTCTGAGTCGTCTGATGCACCTGTAAAAAGAAGGAAAGTTGATGAGGCAATGCCAGAAAACAGTACCGTAAATGTGGCAATAAACCTGGACACTGACACCACTACCTGCAACGTCCAAGCAGCAAAGCCAGGGACcatgggctgtggggctgagaAAGGAGAAGTTAGTGAGGAAGACAAGGTTGTGGAAGAAATTAATGTTAAAACTGAGAATGATGCTGAAGGTGCAAATGTGAATTCATTGCCTGGTTCTGAGACTAATGAGCCTGGCTTGCCTTCTCTGGCAGGTGGTAGCTCAGTGCTACGTGAAGCAAATTCAGAAATACAAAACGAGGGGCATCAATGTAATGAAGCTCTAACAGTAAGTGAAAGCCAGGTAGATAACAGAGAACAGAAAGAAGGGGCAGACGGTGTCAATGCAAGAGGGGAAACAAAAACCCCAGACAAGAACCAGAGCCAAGAGGGTCTTCAGCAGAGCGTGGTGGCATCTTGTCCTGAAAAAGTCAGTGTTAGGGACATAGCACAAAAAATGGATCACTTTGAGGATTCAGCAGAACTGAatgatcagcagacaatggcagagCGTGGAAAAACCATTGCGATAGCACCAGAgccgggggaggaggaaggacagTGA
- the OGFR gene encoding opioid growth factor receptor isoform X1, translating into MAAWMRFGGLEDGEKKEWCSWEYDSTWESEEEEEGGKEPQEARADRKEEESLSGWLRASHQASGAQSRWYCLFRTTYMFLRKVLSHLNLSDAQERRRPAASSIGYRGFEFSTGRNWTAAKDMQRYRHCYPGLKEREPDAEEEEMWNLSFYKNEIHFLPHGLLIDELLEAWQEDYETLEENHSYIQWLFPLRERGMNWRAKPLTCKEIQAFKKSEEVMQRFIRAYKLMLGFYGINLIDQGTGEVQRAENWCQRFRNLDRFSHNNLRITRILKCLGEMGYEHYQVCLVKFFLTETLVYQTLPNVKRSALDYFIFTIRNKQKRRELIHYAWMHFKPQNRFAWGPHKKLQKYKPPLKSQHCQKPEEEREFIRDKEAVGKNETNPPNREEKVGDAAYSKTNKVTDECTSEEQSKCGAMYVAERGDNVEEKEASLPQLEEKVLSEDLVGMGHGAESECLKESKKRKLEMSRLTGKCTGLLKSPTDIEKISYNLGEFAINQETTETHPALPEKGDQVTAEEGDVSSEDLKASESSDAPVKRRKVDEAMPENSTVNVAINLDTDTTTCNVQAAKPGTMGCGAEKGEVSEEDKVVEEINVKTENDAEGANVNSLPGSETNEPGLPSLAGGSSVLREANSEIQNEGHQCNEALTVSESQVDNREQKEGADGVNARGETKTPDKNQSQEGLQQSVVASCPEKVSVRDIAQKMDHFEDSAELNDQQTMAERGKTIAIAPEPGEEEGQ; encoded by the exons TCTAGATGGTATTGTTTATTCAGGACGACCTATATGTTTTTGAGGAAAGTTCTTTCACATCTTAATCTTTCAGATGCCCAg gagCGAAGAAGACCAGCTGCCTCATCAATTGGTTATAGAGGTTTTGAG TTCTCGACTGGACGCAACTGGACAGCCGCAAAAGATATGCAGAGATACAGGCATTGTTATCCG GGTTTGAAAGAAAGGGAACCTGATGCTGAAGAGGAGGAGATGTGGAATTTAAGTTTTTACAAAAACGAAATTCACTTTTTGCCTCACG GCTTACTTATTGATGAGCTCCTTGAAGCTTGGCAGGAGGATTACGAGACTCTGGAAGAAAATCATTCTTATATACAATG GTTGTTTCCTTTGCGTGAACGTGGGATGAACTGGCGTGCAAAGCCTCTCACATGTAAAGAAATTCAG GCCTTTAAGAAATCCGAGGAAGTTATGCAAAGATTCATTAGAGCTTACAAACTCATGCTGGGTTTTTATGGAATAAACTTGATAGATCAAGGAACAGGAGAAGTGCAAAGAGCAGAAAACTGGTGTCAGAGATTTCGCAACCTTGATCG GTTTAGTCACAACAATTTGCGGATAACTCGTATTTTGAAGTGTCTGGGAGAGATGGGGTATGAACACTATCAAGTATGCCTGGTTAAGTTTTTCCTAACAGAGACGCTTGTTTACCAAACACTCCCAAACGTTAAGAGAAGTGCCTTGGATTACTTCATCTTCACCATCAGAAACAAGCAGAAGCGAAGGGAACTGATACACTATGCATGGATGCACTTTAAACCTCAGAATAGGTTTGCATGGGGGCCTCATAAGAAACTCCAGAAATATAAACCTCCGTTAAAGTCTCAGCACTGCCAAAAGcctgaggaagagagggaattcATCCGAGATAAAGAAGCAGTGGGAAAGAATGAAACCAATCCTCCGAACAGGGAGGAGAAAGTTGGAGATGCTGCATACTCCAAAACTAACAAGGTGACTGATGAATGTACCTCAGAGGAGCAAAGTAAGTGTGGTGCCATGTACGTTGCAGAGCGAGGAGACAACGTAGAAGAGAAAGAAGCCTCACTTCCCCAGCTAGAAGAGAAGGTTCTGAGTGAGGATCTTGTGGGCATGGGGCATGGAGCAGAGAGTGAATGCCTAAAGGAAAGCAAGAAAAGAAAGCTTGAGATGAGCAGATTAACTGGTAAATGCACAGGGCTATTGAAAAGTCCCACTGATATTGAGAAGATCTCTTATAACCTCGGGGAATTTGCTATCAATCAAGAGACCACGGAGACTCATCCAGCATTGCCAGAAAAGGGTGACCAAGTAACAGCTGAAGAAGGCGACGTCAGTAGTGAAGACTTAAAGGCGTCTGAGTCGTCTGATGCACCTGTAAAAAGAAGGAAAGTTGATGAGGCAATGCCAGAAAACAGTACCGTAAATGTGGCAATAAACCTGGACACTGACACCACTACCTGCAACGTCCAAGCAGCAAAGCCAGGGACcatgggctgtggggctgagaAAGGAGAAGTTAGTGAGGAAGACAAGGTTGTGGAAGAAATTAATGTTAAAACTGAGAATGATGCTGAAGGTGCAAATGTGAATTCATTGCCTGGTTCTGAGACTAATGAGCCTGGCTTGCCTTCTCTGGCAGGTGGTAGCTCAGTGCTACGTGAAGCAAATTCAGAAATACAAAACGAGGGGCATCAATGTAATGAAGCTCTAACAGTAAGTGAAAGCCAGGTAGATAACAGAGAACAGAAAGAAGGGGCAGACGGTGTCAATGCAAGAGGGGAAACAAAAACCCCAGACAAGAACCAGAGCCAAGAGGGTCTTCAGCAGAGCGTGGTGGCATCTTGTCCTGAAAAAGTCAGTGTTAGGGACATAGCACAAAAAATGGATCACTTTGAGGATTCAGCAGAACTGAatgatcagcagacaatggcagagCGTGGAAAAACCATTGCGATAGCACCAGAgccgggggaggaggaaggacagTGA